A single region of the Cronobacter condimenti 1330 genome encodes:
- a CDS encoding protein bax: protein MISTSIRRLGAALCMLATLAFSGEVLATQHTTKKSHTVHLNKTSGKKLASSKKEYSRNSVISGSLPDLRKYPSGTPRKKAFLRTVMPYITSQNAAISAERNWLISKQYDARWSPSERARLKDIAKRYKVKWNGNTRRVPWNTLLERVDIIPASMVATMAAAESGWGTSKLARNNNNLFGMKCASRRCNNEPGKVKGYSHFNSVKESVNAYAVNLNTHPAYASFRKSRLQLRKADQEVTASNMIHKLKGYSTRGKSYNNYLFAMYQDNQHLLATN, encoded by the coding sequence ATGATATCGACTTCAATTCGACGATTAGGGGCGGCGCTGTGTATGTTAGCCACCCTGGCATTTTCGGGAGAAGTGCTGGCAACACAGCACACGACGAAAAAGAGCCACACAGTCCATCTTAATAAGACAAGCGGTAAAAAACTGGCAAGCAGTAAAAAAGAGTATTCTCGCAATAGTGTAATAAGTGGTTCACTGCCTGATTTGCGAAAATACCCTTCCGGAACACCAAGGAAAAAAGCGTTTCTCCGGACCGTCATGCCTTACATTACCAGCCAGAATGCGGCGATTTCGGCTGAGCGTAACTGGCTTATTTCAAAGCAGTACGACGCCAGATGGTCGCCGTCTGAGCGCGCGCGCCTGAAAGATATCGCGAAGCGTTATAAGGTGAAATGGAACGGCAATACACGCCGCGTACCGTGGAATACACTGCTTGAGCGCGTAGATATTATTCCGGCCAGCATGGTCGCGACGATGGCGGCGGCAGAAAGCGGTTGGGGCACGTCGAAACTGGCGCGCAATAATAACAACCTGTTTGGCATGAAATGCGCCAGCAGGCGTTGTAATAATGAGCCAGGTAAAGTGAAAGGGTATTCTCACTTTAATTCTGTTAAAGAGTCCGTTAATGCTTATGCGGTGAATCTGAATACGCATCCGGCTTATGCGTCTTTCCGTAAATCACGCCTGCAGCTGCGTAAAGCGGACCAGGAAGTGACCGCCAGCAATATGATCCATAAGCTGAAAGGGTATTCCACGCGAGGTAAAAGCTATAACAATTATTTGTTTGCCATGTATCAGGATAATCAGCACCTGCTGGCAACCAACTAA
- a CDS encoding alpha-amylase codes for MNLSPLALVLLPGFALAQWSSPGLPDFKEQAPGVFVSQGTLEKGAHPLRLMLDNACWQPAEPVKLNQMLSLKPCTDPAPQWRRFRSGNYQVQIDTRSGTPTLMLSVEQDTQKAVADVARQCPKWDGKPLTINVKETFPEGSQVRDFYSGNTATVTQGQITLTPAPGSNGLLLLERAKAPSEAAFNWHNATVYFVLTDRFVNGDPANDNSYGRHKDGMQEIGTFHGGDLKGLTSKLDYLQTLGVNALWISSPLEQIHGWVGGGTKGDFPHYAYHGYYPQDWTKLDANMGTPEDLRQLVDEAHRRGIRVLFDVIMNHAGYATLADMQEFQFGALYLKGDELKKTLGERWTDWRPGPGQTWHSFNDYINFSDKAAWDKWWGKTWIRTDIGDYDSPGFDDLTMSLAFLPDLKTESTQASGLPHFYQHKPDTAAQAIDGATPRDYLTRWLSQWVRDYGIDGFRVDTAKHVEQAAWQQLKNEASAALAQWKAKNPTKKIDDAPFWMTGESWGHGVMQSDYYRHGFDAMINFDYQEQAAKAADCLAYIGPTWQQMADKLQGFNVLSYLSSHDTRLFREGGPRAAELLLLAPGAVQIFYGDESERPAGPGGSDPLQGTRSDMNWQDLGGKRAATVAHWQKLGQFRARHPAIGGGKQTTLSLKEGYGFVREQGEDVVMIVWAGQQ; via the coding sequence ATGAACCTCTCCCCTCTCGCCCTCGTACTCCTGCCGGGTTTTGCACTCGCGCAATGGTCCTCCCCTGGCCTGCCCGATTTTAAAGAACAGGCGCCCGGCGTGTTCGTCAGCCAGGGGACGCTTGAGAAAGGCGCGCACCCGCTACGCCTGATGCTCGATAACGCCTGCTGGCAGCCCGCTGAGCCGGTAAAACTCAATCAGATGCTCTCCCTCAAACCGTGTACAGACCCGGCTCCCCAGTGGCGACGGTTTCGCAGCGGCAATTATCAGGTGCAGATCGATACCCGCTCCGGCACGCCGACCCTGATGCTGAGCGTCGAACAGGATACACAAAAAGCGGTGGCGGACGTTGCACGTCAGTGTCCGAAGTGGGACGGCAAACCGCTTACCATTAATGTGAAAGAGACTTTCCCGGAAGGCAGCCAGGTCCGCGATTTTTACAGCGGTAATACCGCCACCGTGACGCAGGGGCAAATCACCCTGACGCCTGCACCTGGCAGTAACGGGCTTCTGCTGCTGGAGCGCGCAAAAGCGCCTTCTGAAGCCGCGTTCAACTGGCACAACGCCACGGTGTATTTCGTCCTGACCGATCGTTTCGTAAACGGCGACCCGGCAAACGACAATAGTTATGGCCGCCATAAAGACGGCATGCAGGAGATAGGTACCTTCCACGGCGGCGATCTCAAGGGGCTTACCAGCAAACTGGATTACCTGCAAACGCTTGGCGTTAATGCGTTATGGATAAGCTCGCCGCTGGAGCAAATTCACGGCTGGGTTGGCGGCGGCACCAAAGGCGACTTCCCGCATTATGCTTATCATGGTTACTACCCGCAGGACTGGACAAAACTCGACGCCAACATGGGCACGCCGGAGGATTTACGCCAGTTAGTGGATGAGGCGCATCGCCGCGGCATTCGCGTATTATTCGATGTCATCATGAACCATGCAGGCTACGCCACACTTGCCGATATGCAGGAGTTTCAGTTCGGCGCGCTCTACCTGAAAGGCGACGAGCTGAAAAAGACGCTCGGCGAGCGCTGGACTGACTGGCGACCCGGCCCCGGTCAGACCTGGCACAGTTTTAATGATTACATCAATTTCAGCGACAAAGCCGCCTGGGATAAGTGGTGGGGGAAAACCTGGATACGCACGGATATCGGTGATTACGACAGCCCGGGCTTTGACGATCTGACCATGTCGCTCGCCTTTTTACCGGATCTAAAAACCGAATCCACGCAGGCGTCCGGCCTGCCGCACTTTTATCAGCACAAACCCGACACCGCAGCTCAAGCTATTGATGGCGCCACGCCGCGTGATTACCTGACGCGCTGGCTCAGCCAGTGGGTGCGCGATTACGGCATCGACGGTTTTCGCGTCGATACGGCTAAACATGTCGAGCAGGCAGCGTGGCAGCAGCTAAAGAACGAAGCCAGTGCCGCCCTCGCACAGTGGAAAGCGAAAAACCCCACGAAGAAAATCGATGACGCACCGTTCTGGATGACCGGCGAATCCTGGGGACATGGCGTGATGCAGAGCGACTATTATCGCCACGGATTCGACGCGATGATTAACTTTGATTATCAGGAGCAAGCGGCTAAAGCTGCTGATTGTCTGGCGTATATCGGCCCCACCTGGCAGCAAATGGCTGATAAACTTCAGGGATTCAACGTGCTGAGTTATCTCTCATCCCATGACACACGGTTATTCCGTGAAGGCGGGCCGCGTGCGGCAGAGCTGTTATTACTTGCCCCTGGCGCGGTGCAGATTTTCTATGGTGATGAGAGCGAGCGGCCTGCCGGGCCAGGCGGCTCCGATCCGCTGCAAGGCACGCGATCCGACATGAACTGGCAGGATCTCGGCGGCAAACGCGCTGCGACAGTAGCACACTGGCAGAAACTCGGGCAGTTCCGCGCGCGTCACCCAGCCATTGGCGGCGGTAAACAAACGACGCTCTCGTTAAAAGAGGGCTACGGTTTTGTTCGCGAGCAAGGCGAGGATGTGGTGATGATCGTCTGGGCAGGCCAGCAGTAA
- a CDS encoding glycoside-pentoside-hexuronide family transporter: MSEQTLSVKEKIGYGMGDAASHIVFDNVMLYMMFFYTDIFGIPAGFVGTMFLLARALDAISDPAMGLIADRTRSRWGKFRPWVLLGALPFGVVCVFAYSTPDLSLTGKMIYAAVTYTLLTLMYTVVNIPYCALGGVITNDPQQRISLQSWRFVLATAGGMLSTVLMMPLVNYFGGENKAFGFQAGIAVLAAVAFLMLAFCFFTTKERVEAPPGTSTMREDLRDILQNDQWRVVGVLTLLNILAVCVRGGAMMYYVTWIMGDAALFSWFLGLYCVGNLFGSALAKPLTDWKCKVSVFWWTNAALAVLSVAMFFVPMSATVVMFTFIFVIGVLHQLVTPIQWVMMSDTVDYGEWRNGKRLTGISFAGTLFVLKLGLALGGALIGWLLAGGGYNAAAHVQNSATLTIIVALFTLAPGLCYMLSAFIAKRYYTLNTPFLKNILAELAQGARNNQKEFDTLTVSNAFHESKG; encoded by the coding sequence ATGAGTGAGCAAACGCTTTCCGTAAAGGAGAAGATAGGCTACGGCATGGGAGATGCCGCGAGCCATATCGTTTTTGATAACGTCATGCTTTATATGATGTTTTTCTACACTGATATTTTTGGCATTCCGGCCGGTTTCGTCGGCACGATGTTTCTGCTGGCCCGCGCGCTTGATGCTATCTCCGATCCCGCGATGGGGCTGATTGCCGACCGCACTCGCAGCCGCTGGGGCAAATTCCGCCCCTGGGTCTTGCTCGGCGCGCTGCCGTTCGGTGTGGTTTGCGTTTTTGCCTACAGCACACCTGACTTAAGCCTCACGGGCAAAATGATTTACGCCGCCGTGACCTACACGCTGTTAACGTTAATGTATACGGTCGTGAATATCCCTTACTGCGCGCTGGGCGGCGTGATAACGAACGATCCGCAGCAGCGTATCTCCCTGCAATCCTGGCGCTTCGTGCTGGCGACAGCGGGCGGCATGCTCTCTACCGTCCTGATGATGCCGCTGGTGAATTATTTTGGCGGCGAGAATAAAGCGTTCGGCTTTCAGGCAGGCATTGCAGTGCTCGCCGCCGTGGCGTTTTTAATGCTCGCCTTCTGCTTTTTTACCACTAAAGAGCGTGTCGAGGCCCCGCCAGGCACTTCCACCATGCGCGAAGATCTACGCGACATCCTGCAAAACGACCAGTGGCGCGTCGTGGGCGTGCTGACGCTTCTCAACATCCTCGCGGTCTGCGTGCGCGGCGGCGCGATGATGTACTACGTCACCTGGATAATGGGCGATGCGGCGCTGTTTTCCTGGTTCCTCGGGCTTTACTGCGTTGGCAACCTGTTCGGCAGCGCGCTCGCTAAACCGCTGACCGACTGGAAATGCAAAGTGAGTGTCTTCTGGTGGACCAACGCGGCGCTGGCAGTGCTGAGCGTTGCCATGTTCTTTGTGCCGATGAGCGCCACGGTGGTGATGTTTACGTTCATCTTTGTGATTGGCGTCCTGCACCAGCTCGTCACGCCGATCCAGTGGGTAATGATGTCTGACACCGTCGATTACGGCGAATGGCGCAACGGTAAACGCCTGACGGGCATCAGTTTCGCGGGTACGCTGTTTGTGCTGAAGCTTGGCCTGGCGCTCGGTGGCGCGCTGATAGGCTGGCTGTTAGCGGGCGGTGGTTATAACGCCGCGGCGCATGTCCAGAACAGTGCCACGCTCACTATCATCGTTGCGCTCTTCACACTGGCGCCGGGCCTCTGCTACATGCTGAGCGCCTTCATCGCGAAGCGTTACTACACGCTGAATACGCCGTTTTTGAAAAACATCCTGGCGGAGCTGGCGCAGGGTGCGCGCAATAACCAAAAGGAGTTTGACACCCTTACGGTCAGCAACGCATTCCACGAGTCAAAGGGGTAA
- the yicI gene encoding alpha-xylosidase has protein sequence MKISDGNWLIQPGLSLLHPIQVFDVEQRDGEMIVYAAPRDVRERAGQLDIPLFTLRFFSPQEGIVGVRIEHFQGVPDHGPHYPLNVLENVPVDTTNTETYAELKSGSLSVRVTKGENWALDFLRDGKRITGSQVKNNGYVQDGGTGNSYMFERLDLGVGETVYGLGERFTAFVKNGQSVETWNRDGGTSTEQAYKNIPFYLTNRGYGVLVNHPECVSFEVGSEKVSKVQFSVAGEYLEYFVIDGPTPKAVLDRYTCFTGRPALPPAWSFGLWLTTSFTTNYDEETVNRFIDGMAERELPLHVFHFDCFWMKAFQWCDFEWDPATFPDPEGMLNRLKARGLKICVWINPYIGQKSPLFREGMEKGYLLKRPNGAVWQWDKWQPGQGIVDFTNPAASEWYAGHLKRLVGMGVDCFKTDFGERIPTDVVWHDGADPQKMHNHYAFIYNELVWNVLKETVGEEEAVLFARSASVGAQQFPVHWGGDCYANYESMAESLRGGLSIGLSGFGFWSHDIGGFENTAPAHVYKRWCAFGLLSSHSRLHGSKSYRVPWAYDDEACDVVRHFTQLKCRLMPYLYRQSALAHECGTPVMRAMVLEFPDDPACDYLDRQYMLGDAVLVAPVFSEAGDVAFYLPEGRWTHLWHNDELPGSRWHKQRHDFLSLPVYVRDNTLLALGNNDQKPDYAWHQGTAFQLFQLADGKAARCEVPAADGNTTFTLCVTREGNRLTVEGNGNATDWTLCLRNIQEISSVEGGSCAGSEGGMVVTPENGARSLRIML, from the coding sequence ATGAAAATCAGTGACGGAAACTGGCTGATCCAGCCCGGTTTAAGCCTGCTGCATCCCATCCAGGTGTTTGATGTTGAACAACGTGATGGCGAAATGATTGTCTACGCTGCCCCGCGCGATGTGCGCGAACGCGCCGGACAGCTTGATATCCCGCTCTTCACCCTGCGCTTTTTCTCACCGCAGGAGGGCATCGTCGGCGTTCGTATCGAACATTTTCAGGGCGTGCCGGACCACGGCCCGCATTACCCGCTCAACGTGCTGGAAAATGTACCGGTCGACACCACCAATACGGAAACCTATGCCGAGCTTAAAAGCGGTAGCCTCAGCGTGCGGGTGACTAAAGGCGAAAACTGGGCGCTCGATTTTCTGCGAGACGGCAAGCGCATTACCGGCAGCCAGGTGAAGAACAACGGCTATGTGCAGGATGGCGGCACGGGCAACAGCTACATGTTCGAGCGGCTGGATCTGGGCGTGGGTGAAACGGTATATGGCCTTGGCGAGCGTTTTACTGCGTTCGTGAAAAACGGCCAGTCGGTGGAAACCTGGAACCGCGACGGCGGGACCAGCACCGAACAGGCCTATAAAAATATTCCGTTTTATCTGACCAATCGTGGTTATGGCGTGCTGGTTAATCACCCCGAATGCGTCTCTTTTGAAGTGGGCTCTGAGAAAGTCTCGAAAGTGCAGTTCAGCGTGGCAGGTGAGTACCTGGAATATTTCGTCATCGACGGCCCGACGCCGAAAGCGGTGCTTGACCGCTATACCTGCTTCACGGGGCGGCCTGCGCTGCCGCCTGCGTGGTCATTCGGACTATGGCTCACCACGTCCTTTACGACAAACTATGACGAAGAGACGGTGAATCGGTTTATCGACGGCATGGCGGAGCGCGAATTGCCGCTGCACGTTTTTCACTTCGATTGCTTCTGGATGAAGGCTTTTCAGTGGTGTGATTTTGAATGGGACCCGGCCACCTTTCCGGACCCGGAAGGTATGCTCAACCGCCTGAAAGCGCGCGGCCTGAAAATCTGCGTCTGGATTAACCCCTATATTGGGCAGAAATCGCCGCTGTTCCGGGAGGGCATGGAAAAAGGCTACCTGCTGAAGCGTCCCAACGGCGCGGTATGGCAGTGGGATAAATGGCAGCCAGGGCAGGGCATTGTGGACTTCACAAACCCGGCGGCGAGCGAATGGTATGCAGGCCATCTGAAACGGCTGGTTGGGATGGGCGTCGACTGCTTCAAAACCGATTTCGGCGAACGTATCCCAACCGATGTCGTGTGGCATGACGGCGCCGACCCGCAAAAAATGCACAACCACTATGCCTTTATTTATAACGAGCTGGTCTGGAACGTGCTTAAAGAGACGGTGGGGGAAGAAGAGGCCGTCCTGTTTGCCCGCTCGGCCTCGGTGGGCGCGCAGCAGTTCCCGGTGCACTGGGGCGGCGATTGCTACGCGAATTATGAATCGATGGCGGAAAGCCTGCGTGGCGGGCTCTCTATCGGGCTTTCTGGCTTTGGGTTCTGGAGCCATGACATTGGCGGTTTTGAAAATACCGCGCCGGCGCATGTCTATAAACGCTGGTGCGCGTTTGGGCTGCTTTCCAGCCACAGCCGTCTGCACGGCAGTAAATCGTACCGCGTACCGTGGGCGTATGACGACGAAGCCTGTGACGTGGTGCGCCACTTTACACAACTGAAGTGCCGCCTGATGCCTTATCTCTACCGCCAGTCAGCACTGGCGCATGAGTGCGGCACGCCGGTGATGCGCGCCATGGTGCTGGAGTTTCCGGACGATCCAGCCTGCGATTATCTTGACCGTCAGTATATGCTCGGTGACGCAGTACTGGTCGCGCCGGTCTTTAGTGAGGCCGGCGACGTAGCGTTTTACTTGCCGGAAGGACGCTGGACGCACCTGTGGCACAACGATGAACTTCCCGGCAGTCGCTGGCATAAGCAGCGTCACGATTTTCTGAGCCTGCCGGTGTATGTGCGCGATAATACCTTGCTGGCGCTCGGCAACAACGATCAGAAACCTGATTATGCCTGGCATCAAGGCACTGCGTTCCAGCTGTTCCAGCTGGCAGATGGCAAAGCGGCGCGCTGCGAGGTGCCTGCGGCCGATGGCAACACGACGTTTACGCTGTGCGTGACGCGTGAGGGCAACCGGCTGACGGTTGAAGGGAACGGCAACGCCACGGACTGGACGCTGTGCCTGCGTAATATTCAGGAAATCTCAAGTGTTGAAGGCGGCAGTTGTGCGGGCAGTGAAGGAGGAATGGTCGTGACGCCTGAGAACGGCGCTCGTTCACTGCGCATTATGCTGTAG
- a CDS encoding aldo/keto reductase family oxidoreductase, producing the protein MNSIEKSGTYKLGNREVKRFGYGAMQLAGPGVFGPPKDKNAALSVLRAAVDAGVNHIDTSDFYGPHITNQLICEALYPYRDDLTIVTKVGAMRGNDGAWNAAYSAEELTQAVHDNLRNLKLDVLDVVNFRVMFDVHGPAEGSIEAPLTALVKLKEQGLIKHIGLSNVTRKQVAQAQEITPISCVQNMYNIVHRGDEALIDELADAGIAYVPFFPLGGFSPLQSSTLETIAAQLSATPMQVALAWLLHRSENMLLIPGTSSVAHFHENSKAAELTLSPQTLEALNALAA; encoded by the coding sequence ATGAACAGTATTGAAAAAAGCGGTACGTATAAACTCGGCAACCGTGAAGTAAAACGGTTTGGTTACGGCGCAATGCAACTGGCTGGCCCCGGCGTATTTGGCCCACCGAAAGATAAAAACGCAGCACTCAGCGTATTACGCGCCGCGGTGGACGCGGGTGTTAACCATATTGATACCAGTGATTTTTACGGGCCACATATTACGAATCAACTGATTTGCGAAGCGCTATATCCTTACCGTGACGACCTGACGATTGTGACAAAAGTAGGCGCTATGCGCGGCAATGACGGCGCCTGGAACGCCGCGTATTCGGCTGAGGAATTAACTCAGGCGGTACACGATAATTTGCGAAATCTGAAGCTCGACGTGCTGGATGTCGTGAATTTTCGCGTGATGTTTGATGTGCATGGCCCGGCGGAAGGGTCGATTGAAGCGCCGCTCACCGCACTGGTGAAATTAAAAGAGCAAGGGCTGATTAAGCATATCGGCTTAAGCAATGTGACACGAAAACAGGTCGCGCAGGCGCAGGAAATCACTCCGATAAGCTGCGTGCAGAATATGTATAACATTGTTCACCGGGGCGATGAGGCGTTAATTGATGAACTGGCAGACGCCGGGATCGCTTATGTCCCGTTTTTCCCGTTAGGCGGTTTCTCACCGCTCCAGTCATCCACACTTGAAACCATCGCGGCGCAATTATCCGCCACGCCGATGCAGGTCGCGCTCGCCTGGTTATTACATCGCTCGGAGAATATGTTGTTAATTCCGGGCACTTCATCGGTGGCGCATTTCCATGAAAACAGCAAGGCGGCGGAATTAACGCTTTCGCCGCAAACGCTGGAGGCTTTAAATGCACTGGCAGCCTGA
- a CDS encoding TetR/AcrR family transcriptional regulator, producing MKTTTAPLSPRKTPIQSRSVATVEALHTATIQVLVAEGLSRCTTTRVASRAGMSVGSLYQYYPNREALLIGVLELHLTKIADALEAACLSVRGKPVAEMAAAMVQAFLSLKLANPDESKALYSFAAERDGARLMGVIYKRMVNDIAQTLVTAPDNTFPDPVFTAHLALGVITGPTKSFLEGFIPADYTGQFQTHLSRLLAGYLKGE from the coding sequence ATGAAGACCACCACAGCACCGCTGAGCCCGCGTAAAACCCCGATCCAGAGCCGTTCTGTCGCGACGGTAGAGGCGCTCCATACGGCAACCATTCAGGTTTTAGTGGCTGAAGGGCTGAGCCGCTGCACGACGACGCGCGTCGCCAGCCGGGCGGGGATGTCAGTCGGCAGCCTCTATCAGTATTACCCTAACCGTGAGGCGCTTCTTATTGGTGTACTGGAATTACACTTAACCAAAATCGCCGACGCGCTCGAAGCCGCCTGTTTATCTGTGCGCGGCAAGCCTGTTGCGGAGATGGCCGCGGCCATGGTGCAGGCTTTTCTTAGCCTGAAATTAGCTAATCCTGACGAATCAAAAGCGCTTTATAGCTTTGCAGCGGAGCGCGACGGCGCGCGCCTGATGGGCGTAATTTATAAGCGGATGGTTAACGATATCGCGCAAACACTCGTAACCGCCCCGGATAACACGTTCCCTGACCCGGTATTTACCGCGCATCTTGCGCTCGGCGTAATTACCGGCCCAACGAAGTCCTTTCTTGAAGGGTTTATTCCGGCGGATTATACCGGGCAATTCCAGACGCATTTATCCCGACTGTTGGCGGGATATTTGAAGGGGGAGTAA
- a CDS encoding XdhC family protein, translating into MLQQSLLTEQTRPEAAFLTDDNATILRFAAQALGAGMAAALVTLVAIRGGSSRALGAHMAVREDGAWCGFVSGGCVESAAAYEALEAIACGEDRRVAYGEGSPYFDIVLPCGGGITLSIHPLRSRTPLLAVLNALAQRKPAGLRYEPHTQMLQSVLPGGETGWRDDGFETRYQPCARVIIFGRSVEAEATANVARAAGYDVHLCDGVNPGGEAALIDADTAVIMLYHDLDRELPVLQAALAAAPFYIGALGSQRTHARRMTALRERGWSEGDIARIKAPIGIFPKARDAQSLALSILADVAATRLNPAREGAE; encoded by the coding sequence GTGCTGCAACAATCTCTGCTCACCGAACAGACGCGGCCTGAAGCGGCGTTTTTAACTGACGACAACGCCACGATTTTGCGCTTTGCGGCACAGGCGCTCGGCGCAGGTATGGCGGCGGCGCTGGTCACGCTGGTAGCGATCCGCGGCGGGTCGTCACGCGCGCTCGGCGCGCATATGGCCGTGCGCGAGGATGGCGCATGGTGCGGCTTTGTCTCCGGCGGCTGCGTGGAATCCGCGGCGGCGTATGAGGCGCTGGAAGCAATCGCCTGCGGTGAAGACCGCCGCGTGGCCTACGGCGAAGGCTCGCCCTATTTCGATATTGTGTTGCCCTGCGGCGGCGGCATTACGCTCAGCATTCATCCGTTACGGTCGCGCACGCCGCTGCTGGCGGTACTGAATGCGCTGGCGCAGCGTAAACCCGCCGGGCTTCGTTATGAGCCGCACACCCAGATGTTGCAAAGCGTGTTGCCCGGCGGGGAAACCGGCTGGCGCGACGACGGGTTTGAGACGCGCTACCAGCCCTGCGCGCGGGTCATTATTTTTGGCCGCTCCGTTGAGGCCGAGGCGACGGCGAATGTGGCGCGCGCAGCGGGGTATGACGTGCATCTTTGTGACGGCGTTAACCCAGGCGGCGAGGCAGCGCTTATCGACGCTGATACCGCCGTCATTATGCTTTACCACGATCTCGATCGGGAACTGCCGGTCCTGCAGGCGGCGCTTGCCGCGGCGCCGTTTTATATCGGCGCGCTGGGCAGCCAGCGTACGCACGCCAGGCGTATGACGGCGCTGCGCGAACGCGGCTGGAGCGAGGGTGACATCGCCCGGATCAAAGCGCCGATCGGCATCTTCCCGAAAGCGCGCGATGCGCAGTCGCTCGCGCTCTCTATTCTTGCGGACGTCGCCGCGACCCGGCTGAACCCGGCTCGCGAGGGGGCGGAATAA
- the avtA gene encoding valine--pyruvate transaminase, with protein sequence MTFSLFGDKFTRHAGITRLMEDLNDGLRTPGAIMLGGGNPAQIPAMNEYFQALLASMLESGKVTDALCNYDGPRGKSELLVALAGMLRDAFGWDVEPQNIALTNGSQSAFFYLFNLFAGRQADGTSKKVLFPLAPEYIGYADSGLEEDLFVSARPNIELLPEGQFKYHVDFEHLHIGPETGMICVSRPTNPTGNVITDEELIKLDALANQHNIPLVIDNAYGLPFPGIIFSEARPLWNPNIILCMSLSKLGLPGSRCGIIIGNEKIISAISNMNGIISLAPGGIGPAMACEMIKRNDLLRLSQDVIKPFYQQRVQETIAVIRRYLSPERCLIHKPEGAIFLWLWFKDLPITTELLYQRLKKRGVLMVPGDFFFPGLDKPWPHTHQCMRMNYVPALDKIEAGVKILAEEIELAWQEAGQ encoded by the coding sequence ATGACGTTTTCACTTTTCGGCGACAAATTTACCCGCCATGCAGGCATTACGCGCCTCATGGAGGATCTCAACGACGGTTTACGCACCCCTGGCGCTATCATGCTGGGCGGCGGAAACCCCGCGCAAATCCCGGCGATGAATGAATATTTTCAGGCGCTGCTGGCCTCAATGCTGGAAAGCGGCAAAGTCACTGATGCGCTTTGTAATTATGACGGTCCGCGCGGGAAAAGTGAGCTGCTGGTGGCCCTGGCGGGGATGTTAAGAGATGCGTTTGGCTGGGATGTTGAACCACAGAATATTGCACTGACAAATGGCAGTCAGAGCGCGTTTTTCTACTTGTTTAACCTGTTTGCGGGCCGTCAGGCGGACGGGACCTCGAAAAAGGTGCTGTTCCCGCTCGCGCCGGAATACATCGGCTATGCCGATTCCGGCCTGGAAGAAGATCTTTTCGTCTCCGCGCGCCCGAATATCGAATTGCTGCCGGAAGGCCAGTTTAAATATCACGTTGATTTCGAGCATCTGCATATCGGCCCGGAAACCGGCATGATTTGTGTGTCGCGCCCGACCAACCCAACAGGTAACGTGATTACCGATGAAGAGCTGATTAAGCTCGATGCGCTGGCGAACCAACACAACATTCCACTGGTGATTGATAACGCCTACGGCCTGCCGTTCCCGGGCATTATTTTCAGCGAGGCGCGCCCGCTGTGGAACCCGAACATCATCCTGTGCATGAGCCTTTCTAAGCTCGGGCTGCCGGGCAGCCGCTGCGGCATTATCATTGGCAATGAGAAGATTATCTCCGCCATCAGCAATATGAACGGCATTATCAGCCTGGCGCCTGGCGGCATTGGGCCTGCAATGGCGTGCGAGATGATCAAACGCAACGACCTCCTGCGCCTGTCGCAGGACGTGATCAAGCCTTTCTATCAGCAGCGCGTGCAGGAGACGATTGCCGTCATCCGCCGTTATCTTTCACCTGAACGCTGCCTGATTCATAAACCCGAGGGCGCGATTTTCCTGTGGCTGTGGTTTAAAGACCTGCCAATCACTACTGAGCTGCTGTATCAGCGCCTGAAAAAGCGCGGCGTATTGATGGTGCCTGGCGATTTCTTCTTCCCCGGGCTTGATAAGCCGTGGCCGCACACGCACCAGTGTATGCGTATGAACTACGTGCCGGCGCTGGATAAAATCGAAGCGGGCGTGAAAATCCTGGCTGAAGAGATTGAACTTGCCTGGCAGGAAGCGGGCCAGTAA
- a CDS encoding nucleotidyltransferase family protein, which translates to MPAPNQPVIIILAAGKGERFRAGGGATHKLDAPLNGKSVLQHVLDAAEASGLRWHLVRPAGGTGGMGESIAMGVSATPDANGWLILPGDLPFITAPTLRQVAQALSAKPVVVPHYHERQGHPVGFCRGYFEALATLSGDEGAKAIVYAARQCGAVIDLPVDDIGVVKDVDHPADLTTAEETRHQGRQTY; encoded by the coding sequence ATGCCTGCGCCGAACCAGCCGGTCATCATTATTCTCGCTGCCGGAAAAGGCGAACGGTTTCGCGCGGGCGGCGGGGCAACCCATAAGCTTGATGCACCGCTGAACGGCAAATCTGTGCTTCAGCATGTGCTTGACGCGGCTGAGGCCTCCGGTCTGCGCTGGCATCTCGTACGGCCTGCGGGCGGTACTGGCGGTATGGGGGAGTCTATCGCGATGGGCGTAAGCGCGACGCCCGACGCCAATGGCTGGCTGATTCTGCCTGGTGATTTACCGTTTATTACGGCGCCGACGCTAAGACAGGTGGCGCAGGCGTTAAGCGCGAAACCGGTTGTGGTGCCGCACTACCACGAACGGCAGGGGCATCCGGTCGGGTTCTGTCGCGGATATTTCGAGGCGCTTGCGACACTGTCAGGCGACGAGGGAGCAAAAGCGATTGTGTACGCAGCACGGCAATGCGGGGCGGTAATTGACCTGCCGGTTGATGACATCGGCGTGGTGAAGGACGTGGATCACCCGGCGGATTTAACGACGGCCGAAGAAACCCGCCACCAGGGCAGACAGACGTACTGA